In a single window of the Papaver somniferum cultivar HN1 chromosome 8, ASM357369v1, whole genome shotgun sequence genome:
- the LOC113303816 gene encoding uncharacterized protein LOC113303816 — protein sequence MARRKVFVVGTTILGLLNREGILIAGDSMSWKLKAKQANPRNEIKVHRIGGDPGYILLAISGSNFMTDHVLVTLRNLVNEEHKKGRVMTSGGCARDIYNFLNTDLNELEASSYNMPKDVDYNTFECGVLVAMFEPDLRNVCAVRRPGLYLASAEDWDKINEFEIDGAGYEKAFDAISPSYAYDKEMEDAIVQVEEGMLAASKSGGSGGIITID from the exons ATGGCTCGTAGGAAAGTATTTGTGGTAGGAACAACTATTTTAGGTTTACTAAATAGAGAGGGAATTCTTATAGCGGGTGATAGCATGTCTTGGAAACTTAAAGCGAAGCAAGCCAATCCCAGAAATGAGATAAAGGTTCATAGGATTGGGGGTGATCCAGGGTACATTTTATTAGCTATAAGTGGAAGCAATTTCATGACCGATCATGTCCTTGTAACGTTGAGGAACTTG GTAAACGAAGAGCATAAGAAGGGTAGGGTGATGACTTCTGGAGGATGTGCGAGGGATATCTACAATTTTCTCAACACCGATCTGAATGAATTGGAGGCGTCAAGCTATAACATGCCTAAAGACGTTGACTATAATACATTCGAATGTGGAGTACTTGTTGCAATGTTCGAGCCAGATTTGCGGAACGTTTGT GCTGTTCGTAGACCAGGCCTATACTTAGCGAGTGCGGAAGATTGGGACAAGATTAATGAATTTGAAATCGACGGAGCAGGTTATGAGAAGGCTTTTGACGCGATTTCCCCAAGTTATGCTTATGATAAGGAGATGGAAGATGCGATTGTTCAAGTGGAAGAAGGAATGCTTGCCGCTTCCAAGTCGGGAGGTAGTGGTGGCATTATAACAA TCGATTGA